Proteins encoded within one genomic window of Theobroma cacao cultivar B97-61/B2 chromosome 7, Criollo_cocoa_genome_V2, whole genome shotgun sequence:
- the LOC18507170 gene encoding uncharacterized protein LOC18507170, which yields MVYPGRIVKLRVRGTKKDLTQDISSEEVCVVIPGVIAHFDGSDIQSMLQRWFQETHSCFWDQNPKKDSEDIRNSYGRLPYQLWNVNRCGTCVDAAITGIMPPLFMELQVISNVALSLLAHASS from the exons atGGTATATCCAGGACGCATCGTAAAGTTAAGAGTCCGTGGAACCAAGAAAGATCTGACACAAGATATATCTTCAGAGGAGGTCTGTGTTGTCATACCTGGTGTAATTGCTCATTTTGATGGATCTGATATTCAG AGTATGCTTCAAAGGTGGTTTCAAGAAACACATTCTTGTTTTTGGGATCAGAATCCAAAGAAAGATTCAGAGGATATACGAAACTCTTATGGGAGATTACCTTACCAGTTATGGAATGTTAATAGGTGTGGGACATGTGTTGATGCAGCAATCACTGGCATAATGCCACCCCTTTTCATGGAACTCCAAGTGATTTCTAATGTTGCTTTATCTTTACTAGCTCATGCTAGTagttga
- the LOC18507169 gene encoding receptor-like protein 12 — translation MSDVALPSFLNLTSSLERLSLRDCQLQGEFPSEVFCLPYLQHIDLGSNQNVTGYLPKTNLSSGLKLLDLTSCRFKGPIPASLCNLTQLIFLDFSYNDFGGQIPDAFRNLNKLTFLLFSSSSFSGQLPTTMFNLTQLTKLDLSYNRLEGPLPNHVSELLLLEEVWLSNNLLSGGVPSWPFTLPSLQDLRLSYNKLIGPIDQIQTPNSVHYIDLSFNDIHGPIPSSFFDLMNLEELDLSSNNLIGVIKSNMLAKLKNLMYLDLSNNILLSLSSSGDGENYSFPQLVKVSFSSCNIRQFPSFFRTSNLKDLDLSNNKIRGGISKWEAEGWERLIKLNLSYNFLTTLEQFPGKNLQVLDLQSNLLRGPILSIWLNLQNPNPPPSFTEFLISKNNLTGNIFPLICNWSLLTRLDLSRNNLDGAIPECLGHFSYLRYMNLEMNKFYGKIPDLFTDNRLSYLLLNDNQLEGLLPLSLANCSILVLLNLRNNKLNDTFPYWLASLPMLQVLLLRNNSLHSPMPNSIASSNFSTLRVLDLSHNELTGPLPTLFVSSVTAN, via the coding sequence ATGTCTGATGTTGCACTTCCTTCCTTTCTGAACTTGACTTCATCTCTGGAACGTTTGAGTCTCAGAGACTGTCAACTACAAGGGGAATTTCCAAGTGAAGTATTTTGCCTTCCATACCTCCAGCACATAGATTTAGGTTCGAATCAAAATGTCACAGGTTATCTCCCAAAGACAAACTTGAGTAGTGGCCTTAAGTTGTTGGACCTTACCTCTTGCCGTTTTAAAGGGCCAATTCCTGCATCATTGTGCAATCTCACTCAACTCATCTTCCTAGATTTTTCTTATAATGATTTTGGAGGACAAATTCCAGATGCTTTTCGAAACCTTaataaattgacttttttgttattttcttcctCTAGTTTTAGTGGTCAACTTCCAACAACTATGTTCAACCTCACACAACTTACCAAACTAGATTTATCATATAATCGATTAGAAGGTCCCCTGCCAAATCATGTTAGTGAGCTTCTATTGCTAGAAGAAGTGTGGTTATCTAATAACCTCTTAAGTGGTGGAGTACCATCTTGGCCGTTTACTTTGCCATCTTTGCAAGATTTACGTCTCAGCTATAACAAACTCATCGGTCCAATTGACCAAATTCAGACCCCTAATTCTGTCCATTATATCGATTTGAGTTTTAACGACATTCATGGTCCAATACCCAGTTCTTTTTTTGATCTTATGAACCTTGAAGAGCTTGATCTTTCATCAAACAACTTGATTGGTGTCATCAAGTCAAACATGCTTGCAAAACTCAAAAATCTTATGTACCTGGATctttcaaataatattttactatcGTTAAGCTCAAGCGGCGATGGTGAGAACTACTCCTTCCCTCAGCTTGTTAAAGTGTCATTCTCTTCTTGTAACATAAGACAGTTCCCAAGTTTCTTTCGAACATCAAACTTGAAGGATTTAGATCTTTCCAATAACAAGATTCGTGGTGGAATTTCCAAATGGGAAGCAGAAGGGTGGGAACGATTGATCAAATTGAACCTTTCTTACAACTTTCTGACCACTTTGGAGCAATTTCCTGGAAAGAACCTTCAAGTTCTTGACCTTCAGTCCAACTTGCTTCGAGGCCCAATTCTGTCAATTTGGTTGAATCTTCAAAATCCAAATCCACCACCGTCTTTTACggaattcttaatttcaaaaaataactTGACTGGAAATATCTTTCCTTTGATTTGTAATTGGAGTTTGCTCACAAGACTTGATTTGTCAAGAAATAACTTGGATGGAGCGATTCCAGAATGTCTTGGACATTTCAGCTATCTCCGGTATATGAATTTGGAGATGAATAAGTTTTATGGCAAAATCCCTGATCTTTTTACAGATAATAGGTTGAGTTATCTGCTCCTCAATGACAATCAATTGGAAGGATTACTACCGCTATCTTTGGCTAATTGTAGCATCTTGGTACTTTTGAATTTAAGGAACAACAAGCTCAATGATACCTTTCCCTATTGGTTAGCTTCACTTCCAATGCTGCAAGTTCTTCTTCTACGAAATAATAGCTTGCATAGTCCCATGCCCAATTCCATAGCTTCATCAAACTTCTCCACATTGCGAGTACTTGATCTCTCTCATAATGAGCTCACTGGTCCCTTGCCAACTCTGTTCGTTTCCTCTGTGACTGCAAATTAA
- the LOC108662747 gene encoding receptor like protein 30-like, giving the protein MTLAVYCSLSTPSSFLDSAHLCLPEQRAALLEFKNTISLDDYCDDYPRTNSWNESMDCCSWDGVSCHVVTGHVIGINLSTSCLYGTLHDNSSLFHLQGLQRLDLNFNKLDGSLLENSSLFHLQGLQ; this is encoded by the exons ATGACGCTGGCT GTCTATTGTTCATTGAGTACCCCTTCCTCTTTTCTTGATTCAGCTCATTTATGCCTCCCAGAACAGAGAGCTGCCTTACTCGAATTCAAAAACACCATTTCTCTGGATGATTATTGTGATGATTACCCAAGGACAAATTCTTGGAATGAAAGCATGGATTGCTGTTCATGGGATGGAGTCAGTTGCCACGTGGTGACTGGTCATGTCATTGGCATCAACCTCAGTACCAGCTGCCTTTATGGCACTCTCCATGATAACAGTAGTCTCTTCCACCTTCAAGGACTCCAACGACTCGACCTCAATTTCAACAAACTTGATGGCTCTCTTCTTGAAAACAGCAGCCTCTTCCACCTTCAAGGACTCCAATGA
- the LOC108662748 gene encoding receptor like protein 30-like — protein sequence MGKVVKMFFRILCLLLALLHFHVHCSLSSPSSFLDSAHLCLPEQRAALLEFKNTISLDDCWLASSYPTTNSWNESTDCCSWDGVSCHMVTGQVIAIDLSASCLNGTLPANSSLFHLQGLQQLNLAFNDFNGSISSELFNQLVSLTHLNLSHNSFSDLIPYEISLLSKLVSLDLSNNGFHKLRFDSQGFDMLACNLTELRNLILDFVDMSDVALPSFLNLTSSLERLILSDCELHGEFPSEIFRLPYLQHIDLSLNNENLSGDFPKTNLSSGLKLLDLSLCSFRGSIPASIGNLTQIILLDFSGNDFGGQIPDAFGNLNKLTTLKFDSCKFSGQLPTTMFNLTQLNLLDLSNNRLEGPLPSHVSGLQLLERFWLSNNLISGGVPSWLFTLPSLKGLDLSYNKLTGPIDQIQKPNSLEYIYLSSNDIHGSIPNSFFDLVSLETLDLSSNNLSGVIKSNMLAKLKNLTHLDLSKNSLLSLSASENDVNYSFPQLVSVSFSSCSITQFPSFFRTSNLERLDLSNNKICGGISKWEAEGWESLLELDLSNNALTNLEQFPGMNLIALDLRSNLLQGPILSTCLKNQSPNNLMAFYVSKNKLTGNIPLLICNWSSLFILDLSRNNLSGTIPECFGNLSPSLMVLNLEMNNFQGKMPDSFGGSSLRVLLLNDNKLEGLLSRSLADCSSLKLLNLRNNKFTDTFPHWLASLPNLQVLLLRNNRLHGPMPNSLASSNFSALQIIDLSHNELTGPLPAKFFQNLRAMKDIPEERPWRFVRYETRDVVILFNNYYSVNVTTKRLEIELVKTFAIYTFMDFSNNLFCGQIPEELGELISLQGLNLSNNNLTGPISPSIGNMIALESLDLSSNRLDGRIPSQLTNLTFLEVLNLSQNDLVGPIPKGKQFDTFENDSYSGNLGLCGFPLSKKCGNEEEPKPPVPMLEEDEGSELAFIWKVVMMGYGCGVVLGLSMGYIVFTTGRPWWFVRMVERDWQNTVTKWIRKNRGGRN from the coding sequence ATGGGAAAGGTAGTTAAGATGTTTTTTCGAATCCTTTGCCTGCTTTTAGCACTCTTGCATTTCCACGTCCATTGTTCATTGAGTTCCCCTTCCTCTTTTCTTGATTCAGCTCATTTATGCCTCCCAGAACAAAGAGCTGCCTTGCTCGAATTCAAAAACACCATTTCTCTGGATGATTGTTGGCTAGCTTCTTCTTACCCTACGACAAATTCTTGGAATGAAAGCACGGATTGTTGTTCATGGGATGGAGTCAGTTGCCACATGGTGACGGGTCAGGTCATTGCCATCGACCTCAGTGCCAGCTGCCTTAACGGTACTCTCCCTGCAAACAGCAGCCTCTTCCACCTTCAAGGACTCCAACAACTCAACCTTGCTTTTAACGATTTCAATGGCTCTATCTCATCAGAgttatttaatcaattagtgAGTTTGACCCATCTTAATCTCTCCCATAATTCATTCTCTGACTTAATCCCATATGAAATCAGTCTCCTGTCAAAATTGGTTTCACTCGATCTTTCCAATAATGGTTTTCACAAGTTGAGATTTGATAGTCAAGGGTTTGACATGCTTGCATGCAACTTAACTGAATTAAGAAACCTTATCCTTGACTTTGTAGATATGTCTGATGTTGCACTTCCTTCCTTTTTGAACTTGACTTCATCTCTGGAACGTTTGATTCTTAGTGATTGTGAACTGCATGGGGAATTTCCAAGTGAAATTTTTCGCCTTCCATACCTCCAGCACATAGATTTAAGTTTGAATAATGAAAATCTCAGTGGTGATTTCCCTAAGACAAACTTGAGTAGTGGCCTTAAGTTGTTGGACCTTTCCTTATGCAGTTTTAGGGGGTCAATTCCTGCATCAATTGGAAATCTCACTCAAATCATCCTCCTAGATTTTTCTGGAAATGATTTTGGAGGACAGATTCCAGATGCTTTTGGAAACCTTAACAAATTAACTACTTTGAAATTTGATTCCTGCAAATTTAGTGGTCAACTTCCAACAACTATGTTCAACCTCACACAACTTAACCTACTAGATTTGTCAAATAATCGATTAGAAGGTCCCCTGCCAAGTCATGTTAGTGGGCTTCAATTGCTAGAAAGATTTTGGTTATCTAATAACCTTATAAGTGGTGGAGTACCATCTTGGCTGTTTACTTTGCCATCTTTGAAAGGGTTAGATCTCAGCTATAACAAACTCACCGGTCCAATTGACCAAATTCAGAAGCCTAATTCTCTggaatatatttatttgagtTCCAATGACATTCATGGATCAATACCGAATTCTTTTTTTGATCTTGTGAGCCTTGAAACGCTTGATCTTTCCTCAAACAACTTGAGTGGTGTCATCAAGTCAAATATGCTTGCAAAACTCAAAAATCTTACGCATCTtgatctttcaaaaaatagtTTACTATCATTAAGCGCAAGTGAAAATGATGTTAACTATTCCTTCCCTCAGCTTGTTAGTGTGTCATTTTCTTCTTGTAGCATAACACAATTCCCAAGTTTCTTCCGAACATCAAATTTGGAGAGATTAGATCTTTCCAATAACAAGATTTGTGGTGGAATTTCCAAATGGGAAGCAGAAGGGTGGGAAAGCTTGCTCGAGTTGGACCTTTCTAACAACGCTTTGACCAATTTGGAGCAATTTCCAGGAATGAATCTTATAGCTCTTGACCTTCGGTCAAACTTGCTCCAAGGGCCAATTCTATCAACttgcttgaaaaatcaaagtcCAAACAACTTGATGGCATTCTACGTTTCAAAGAATAAATTAACCGGAAACATCCCTCTTTTGATTTGCAATTGGAGTTCACTTTTCATTCTTGACTTGTCTAGAAATAACTTGAGCGGAACCATTCCAGAATGTTTTGGAAATCTCAGCCCTTCTCTCATGGTACTGAATTTGGAGATGAATAATTTTCAAGGCAAAATGCCTGATTCTTTTGGAGGTAGTAGCTTGCGAGTTCTTCTCCTCAATGACAATAAATTGGAAGGATTATTGTCGCGGTCTTTGGCTGATTGTAGTTCCTTGAAACTTTTGAATTTAAGGAACAACAAGTTCACTGATACCTTTCCCCATTGGTTAGCTTCACTTCCAAATCTGCAAGTTCTTCTTTTGCGAAATAATAGATTGCATGGTCCCATGCCCAATTCCTTAGCTTCATCTAACTTCTCTGCATTGCAAATAATTGATCTGTCTCATAATGAGCTCACCGGTCCCTTGCCAGCAAAATTCTTCCAAAATTTAAGAGCAATGAAAGATATACCTGAAGAGAGACCTTGGCGATTCGTGAGATACGAAACTAGAGATGTTGTTATCTTATTTAATAACTATTACTCAGTAAATGTAACAACGAAAAGATTGGAGATTGAGTTGGTGAAAACCTTTGCCATTTACACATTTATGGACTTTTCGAATAATCTATTCTGTGGACAAATTCCTGAAGAACTCGGAGAACTTATTTCGCTTCAAGGACTCAATTTGTCTAACAACAACTTGACTGGTCCTATCTCACCATCTATTGGAAATATGATAGCACTTGAATCGTTAGATCTCTCGTCAAACAGGCTTGATGGCAGAATTCCTTCTCAATTGACGAATCTGACATTCCTTGAAGTGTTAAATCTTTCACAAAATGATCTTGTTGGACCAATTCCAAAGGGGAAGCAATTTGATACTTTTGAGAATGATTCTTATAGCGGTAACTTGGGATTGTGTGGCTTCCCGTTGTCGAAGAAATGCGGCAATGAGGAGGAACCGAAACCACCGGTACCAATGCTGGAGGAAGATGAAGGTTCTGAATTGGCCTTTATTTGGAAAGTTGTAATGATGGGCTATGGATGTGGAGTGGTGTTAGGATTGAGCATGGGATACATTGTATTCACAACAGGAAGACCATGGTGGTTTGTCAGAATGGTTGAGAGAGATTGGCAAAACACTGTTACAAAGTGGATTCGCAAAAACAGGGGAGGAAGAAACTAG